Proteins found in one Triticum urartu cultivar G1812 chromosome 4, Tu2.1, whole genome shotgun sequence genomic segment:
- the LOC125552952 gene encoding SPX domain-containing protein 4, translating into MKFGKDFRSHLEGTLPDWKDKYLAYKALKKLIKTLPPDALVADQPLPPLPPPPPPPPPGLGDWFARILDVELHKLNDFYMEREEWYVIRLQVLKERIERVKAKKNGAFTSKTEFTEEMLEIRRDFVLIHGEMILLQTYSSLNFAGLVKILKKYDKRTGGVLSLPFTQRARHQPFFTTEPLTRLVRECEANLEILFPVEDEVLESGSSSKHQAHNDAASRDPASSCDAETSEVYRSTLAAMKAIEGLKKASSTYNALSLARFFHGEDGEACSGAITSESSLSDSMTDSQVEDADKNDKEVQSKEQSSAQTDHNAEAERRGG; encoded by the exons ATGAAGTTCGGCAAGGATTTCCGGAGCCACCTGGAGGGCACGCTGCCGGACTGGAAGGACAAGTACCTCGCCTACAAGGCGCTCAAGAAGCTCATCAAGACGCTCCCCCCCGACGCCCTCGTCGCCGACCAGCCTCTGCCTCCCctgcccccgcccccgcccccgcccccgcccggCCTCGGGGACTGGTTCGCCCGGATCCTCGACGTCGAGCTCCACAAGCTCAACGACTTCTACATGGAGCGGGAGGAGTGGTACGTCATCCGCCTCCAG GTGCTAAAGGAGAGGATTGAGCGAGTCAAAGCGAAGAAGAATGGTGCTTTTACATCCAAAACTGAGTTCACTGAAGAAATGTTAGAGATACGTAGAGATTTCGTGCTTATCCACGGCGAAATGATACTTCTGCAGACCTACAGCTCCCTGAACTTTGCTG GGCTAGTGAAGATACTGAAGAAGTATGACAAAAGAACAGGCGGCGTGCTCAGCCTACCTTTCACTCAGCGAGCTCGCCACCAACCATTTTTCACCACCGAACCGTTAACAAGACTTGTTCGAGAATGTGAGGCTAATCTTGAAATCCTTTTCCCTGTTGAAGATGAAGTACTCGAGTCTGGTTCCTCTTCAAAGCATCAGGCTCATAATGATGCGGCTAGTCGTGACCCAGCTTCATCTTGCGACGCAGAAACCTCGGAGGTGTACCGAAGCACACTCGCAGCAATGAAAGCGATAGAGGGCCTTAAGAAAGCCAGCTCTACCTACAATGCCCTGTCTCTGGCTAGGTTCTTCCATGGAGAGGATGGCGAAGCATGTTCTGGCGCCATAACATCTGAGAGCTCGTTATCAGATTCCATGACAGATTCCCAGGTAGAAGATGCTGACAAGAATGACAAAGAGGTGCAATCAAAGGAGCAGAGCTCTGCTCAAACTGACCATAACGCGGAAGCGGAGCGACGCGGTGGATAA